A single region of the Microthrixaceae bacterium genome encodes:
- a CDS encoding oxidoreductase has protein sequence MASFNAFLLSKTDDGQSLAWAEVDETDLMEGDVTVEVSHSSLNFKDGLAITGSSPVVRRWPMIPGIDFVGTVRDSSNSAFEEGDTVVLNGWGVGETHLGGYAELARVPGEWLVALPEGITPSQSMAIGTAGYTAMLCVMALESRGVRPASGPVLVTGAAGGVGSVAIAILAARGYEVIASSGRAESEGEYLMSLGATQIIDRSELSEPGRPMGKERWGAAVDSVGSHTLANVLAQTRYGGTVAACGLAQGMDLPTSVAPFILRGVSLLGVDSVMAPLELRHEAWRRLATDLPLDLLDSLTVTHPLSDAPALAQDILDGKVRGRVVFEVA, from the coding sequence GTGGCTTCATTCAACGCGTTTCTCCTGTCCAAGACCGACGACGGCCAGTCCCTCGCATGGGCCGAGGTCGACGAGACCGACCTGATGGAAGGCGACGTCACCGTCGAGGTGTCGCACTCGTCGCTCAACTTCAAAGACGGTCTGGCGATCACCGGATCGTCGCCGGTCGTTCGTCGCTGGCCAATGATTCCCGGCATCGACTTCGTCGGAACCGTGCGCGACTCGTCCAACTCGGCATTCGAGGAGGGTGACACGGTCGTGCTGAACGGTTGGGGTGTCGGCGAGACCCACCTGGGCGGCTACGCGGAGTTGGCGAGAGTGCCGGGTGAGTGGCTCGTCGCACTGCCCGAGGGCATCACCCCGAGCCAGTCGATGGCGATCGGCACTGCCGGTTACACCGCGATGTTGTGTGTCATGGCACTGGAGAGCCGCGGGGTGCGACCAGCGTCGGGACCTGTCCTGGTGACCGGTGCTGCGGGGGGTGTCGGCAGCGTGGCGATCGCTATCCTCGCGGCCCGAGGCTATGAGGTCATCGCATCGAGTGGCCGTGCCGAATCCGAGGGCGAATACCTGATGTCGCTCGGTGCGACACAGATCATCGACCGTTCCGAACTCTCCGAGCCTGGGCGTCCGATGGGTAAGGAACGCTGGGGGGCCGCGGTCGACAGCGTCGGCAGTCACACCCTCGCGAACGTGTTGGCACAGACCCGCTACGGCGGCACGGTCGCGGCGTGCGGGTTGGCGCAGGGCATGGACCTGCCCACATCGGTGGCGCCGTTCATCCTGCGCGGTGTCAGCCTGCTCGGCGTCGACAGCGTGATGGCCCCGCTTGAGTTGCGCCACGAGGCCTGGCGACGTCTGGCGACGGACCTTCCCCTCGATCTGCTCGACTCGCTGACCGTCACCCATCCGCTGTCCGACGCTCCGGCGTTGGCCCAGGACATTCTCGACGGAAAGGTGCGCGGACGCGTCGTGTTCGAAGTCGCCTGA
- a CDS encoding amidase, with the protein MSERAASDRAVSDRAASERVHAFTDDALGDDDAVALAERVRSGAVHPKELLEAAIARAAMVDPTLRAVETPMYDRPRTGAGSDAPFFGVPTYLKDNTEVLGVPTGNGSEAYVAKPAQKDAPFTGQVLSTGVTIIGKSRLPEFGLNASTEFMTREPTRNPWNPAYSVGASSGGSAALVAAGVVPIAHANDGGGSIRIPAACAGLVGLKTTRGRHLISDRMKKVPIDIGTEGIVSRSVRDTAVFLDGIEAGYRNPMLPPVGRIEGPGNRRLRVGVIFDSITGPPDADTRAAVEQTVAILEEAGHHVEEIPLPVGLGFRDDFLQYWALLAHALIDLGKHLVASDFDKTKADGVGRGLRDHHRANLRHTRGAIKRLKQVPAAYGEMFRGHELVVSPVLRHPAPEIGYLSPQLPFSTLIDRLFSYVAYTPLNNIAGTPAMSVPAGLSSTGLPVGVQLQGAWGDERTLIEAAYLLEQANPFPRITD; encoded by the coding sequence ATGTCTGAACGAGCGGCGTCCGACCGAGCCGTGTCCGACCGAGCGGCGTCCGAACGAGTGCATGCATTCACCGATGATGCGCTCGGTGATGACGACGCGGTTGCGCTCGCGGAGCGTGTCCGCTCCGGAGCGGTGCATCCCAAGGAGTTGCTGGAGGCGGCGATCGCACGGGCGGCAATGGTCGACCCGACCCTTCGTGCGGTCGAAACCCCGATGTATGACCGACCCCGCACCGGCGCCGGTTCCGACGCCCCGTTTTTCGGCGTGCCGACCTATCTCAAGGACAACACCGAGGTCCTCGGCGTGCCCACCGGTAACGGCAGCGAGGCCTACGTCGCCAAGCCGGCACAGAAGGACGCGCCGTTCACCGGACAGGTCCTGTCGACCGGGGTCACCATCATCGGCAAGTCGCGGCTTCCCGAGTTCGGGCTCAACGCCTCGACGGAGTTCATGACGCGCGAGCCGACCCGTAACCCGTGGAATCCCGCCTATTCGGTGGGTGCTTCCTCGGGAGGTTCGGCAGCGCTCGTCGCGGCTGGAGTCGTGCCGATCGCGCACGCGAATGACGGCGGTGGCTCGATCCGCATCCCGGCAGCGTGTGCGGGGCTCGTCGGGTTGAAGACGACCCGCGGGCGCCATCTCATCAGTGACCGGATGAAGAAGGTGCCGATCGACATCGGAACCGAGGGCATCGTGTCTCGGTCGGTGCGTGACACGGCGGTGTTCCTCGACGGGATCGAGGCCGGCTACCGCAACCCGATGCTGCCGCCCGTGGGACGCATCGAAGGGCCCGGCAACCGGCGGCTGCGTGTCGGGGTCATCTTCGACTCCATCACCGGTCCGCCCGACGCCGACACCCGCGCCGCCGTCGAGCAGACCGTGGCGATCCTCGAGGAAGCCGGCCACCACGTCGAGGAAATCCCGCTGCCTGTCGGCCTCGGTTTCCGCGACGACTTCCTGCAGTACTGGGCGCTGCTGGCCCACGCGCTCATCGATCTCGGCAAGCACCTGGTCGCATCGGATTTCGACAAGACGAAGGCCGACGGTGTGGGGCGCGGCCTACGGGATCATCACCGGGCGAACCTGCGCCACACCCGTGGGGCGATCAAGCGCCTGAAGCAGGTTCCGGCCGCGTACGGCGAGATGTTTCGGGGCCACGAACTCGTCGTGTCGCCGGTGCTTCGCCATCCCGCTCCCGAGATCGGCTACCTGAGCCCCCAACTCCCGTTCTCGACGCTGATCGACCGGCTGTTCTCCTATGTCGCCTACACGCCGCTCAACAACATCGCCGGAACGCCGGCCATGTCGGTCCCGGCGGGGTTGTCGTCGACGGGCCTGCCGGTTGGCGTGCAGTTGCAGGGGGCGTGGGGCGATGAGCGCACGCTGATCGAGGCCGCGTACCTGTTGGAACAAGCCAACCCGTTCCCCCGCATCACCGACTGA
- a CDS encoding SDR family oxidoreductase has translation MSELNSPAAHGADGPRRRAIITGGSSGIGLATGAELVRRGYDVVLTARRADVLAEAAESIGARWVAGDCADPEQFAAVVAEAGTVDLLVHAAGVMQGTFVRKESLATFESVLRINLTSAFVVTHAALSAMGAGGRIVMLSSSSAHAPQPGKSAYSASKAGLNAFAAALAKEVERDGIAVHVVTTGPVATPMLDDVHFPMMTLRTSDVVDTIAWLDTLAPNVVLPEIEVSSVATGPFAPEPFVPEAAAKLGRTEIGRAEIG, from the coding sequence ATGAGCGAACTCAACAGCCCCGCGGCGCACGGAGCCGACGGCCCCCGACGGCGGGCGATCATCACCGGGGGCAGCAGCGGCATCGGGTTGGCGACCGGGGCCGAACTGGTCCGCCGGGGCTACGACGTCGTCCTCACCGCTCGACGCGCCGATGTGCTCGCCGAGGCCGCCGAATCGATCGGTGCGCGATGGGTGGCGGGTGACTGCGCGGATCCCGAGCAGTTCGCGGCGGTCGTCGCCGAAGCTGGAACCGTCGACCTGCTCGTACACGCCGCCGGCGTCATGCAGGGAACCTTCGTGCGCAAGGAATCGCTCGCCACGTTCGAATCGGTGCTGCGTATCAACCTCACCTCGGCCTTCGTGGTGACCCACGCCGCGCTGTCGGCGATGGGTGCCGGGGGTCGCATCGTCATGTTGTCCTCGAGTTCCGCTCACGCACCCCAGCCCGGCAAATCCGCATACTCGGCGTCGAAGGCCGGGCTGAACGCGTTCGCCGCGGCGCTCGCCAAGGAGGTGGAGCGAGACGGCATCGCCGTGCACGTCGTAACGACCGGACCGGTGGCGACCCCCATGCTCGACGACGTCCACTTCCCGATGATGACCCTGCGCACCTCCGATGTGGTCGACACGATCGCCTGGCTCGACACCCTGGCCCCCAACGTCGTGTTGCCCGAGATCGAGGTGTCCTCGGTGGCGACCGGCCCCTTCGCTCCCGAACCGTTCGTCCCCGAGGCCGCCGCCAAACTCGGCCGCACCGAGATCGGCCGCGCTGAGATCGGGTAA
- a CDS encoding acyl--CoA ligase, with protein sequence MSPAAEVSRGVLSGPSLESVEGIGALTLGGFLREVTERFATNEAIVFDDPLTDHDAGVATVRLTYAQVWERTRRIAAALVAAGVEPGEFVGVVMGNRPEAIESIFAAAMIGAVAVPMSTFAPPPELQAMLEISGVSVVVTQPRLLARSFGDDLCALQPRVPGLRRVEVVGEPGWAEFLATGDAVGSEGLDARLAVVKPEDPGLVIFSSGTTSRPKAMLHTNRAPSQQFWVQAQIFGRTQQTRMWTALPLFWTAGFNTAVGATLAAGGCWVAQETFEAGEALALMGRERVTEPYAMPHQGAALAEHPHWPYADLSSLRCVFGKSVFARHPSVDGDTGWTMPVGYGLSETCAFVSGHRSDAGRDAMKRSVGGLLPGIEVRISSFETGDALDVGEVGEITVRGSTVMLGYLGRDPAECFDADGFFHTGDSGHLDSAGELHYDGRATEMIKSGGANISPAEIEVALRACAGVKLARVIGVDDERLDQIAVACVEVADGATLTAHDVTSFLRERIATYKVPRRVLIFDAGEIPLTSSGTKVRDAELRSLIAERVAAERLAGEPAPTEPAPTER encoded by the coding sequence ATGAGCCCGGCCGCGGAGGTGTCCCGAGGAGTGTTGAGCGGCCCGTCGCTTGAGAGCGTCGAGGGCATTGGCGCGCTCACCCTTGGGGGATTCCTTCGCGAGGTCACCGAACGATTCGCCACCAACGAGGCGATCGTGTTCGACGACCCGCTGACCGACCACGACGCCGGCGTTGCGACCGTGCGCCTCACCTATGCGCAGGTGTGGGAGCGAACCCGTCGCATCGCCGCCGCCCTCGTCGCCGCCGGTGTTGAACCCGGCGAGTTCGTCGGCGTCGTCATGGGCAATCGCCCCGAGGCGATCGAGTCGATTTTCGCCGCGGCCATGATCGGTGCGGTCGCGGTGCCGATGTCGACCTTCGCTCCGCCGCCGGAACTGCAGGCGATGCTCGAGATCTCGGGAGTCTCGGTCGTGGTGACCCAGCCCCGGCTGCTCGCCCGGAGTTTCGGCGACGACCTCTGCGCATTGCAGCCCCGGGTGCCTGGGCTGCGTCGCGTCGAGGTGGTGGGCGAGCCTGGCTGGGCCGAGTTTCTCGCCACGGGCGACGCTGTCGGGTCGGAGGGACTCGACGCTCGACTGGCGGTGGTGAAACCCGAGGACCCCGGCCTGGTCATCTTCAGTTCCGGCACCACGAGCCGACCCAAGGCGATGCTGCACACCAACCGGGCGCCCAGCCAACAATTCTGGGTGCAGGCGCAGATCTTCGGGCGCACACAACAGACCCGCATGTGGACGGCGTTGCCGCTGTTTTGGACCGCCGGGTTCAACACCGCTGTCGGCGCCACCCTCGCGGCCGGTGGGTGTTGGGTCGCGCAGGAGACCTTCGAGGCTGGCGAGGCGCTCGCGTTGATGGGCCGCGAGCGCGTCACCGAGCCCTACGCCATGCCCCACCAGGGAGCGGCGCTCGCCGAGCACCCGCACTGGCCGTACGCCGATCTGTCCTCGCTGCGTTGTGTGTTCGGCAAGTCGGTGTTCGCCCGGCATCCATCGGTCGACGGCGACACCGGCTGGACGATGCCGGTGGGATACGGACTTTCGGAGACCTGCGCGTTCGTGTCGGGTCATCGCAGTGACGCTGGTCGTGACGCCATGAAGCGGTCGGTCGGGGGGTTGCTGCCGGGAATCGAGGTGCGGATCTCCTCCTTCGAGACCGGCGACGCGCTCGATGTCGGCGAGGTCGGCGAGATCACGGTGCGGGGGTCGACGGTGATGCTCGGGTACCTCGGCCGCGACCCCGCAGAGTGCTTCGACGCGGATGGGTTTTTCCACACCGGCGACAGCGGCCACCTCGACTCCGCCGGTGAGCTGCACTACGACGGCCGTGCCACGGAGATGATCAAGTCCGGCGGCGCCAACATCTCCCCGGCCGAAATCGAGGTGGCGTTGCGGGCGTGCGCGGGGGTGAAACTCGCCCGCGTGATCGGCGTCGACGACGAACGTCTCGACCAGATCGCCGTCGCCTGTGTCGAGGTGGCCGACGGCGCCACGCTCACCGCGCACGACGTCACCTCGTTCCTTCGTGAACGGATCGCCACCTACAAGGTTCCGCGGCGGGTGCTGATCTTCGACGCCGGCGAGATCCCCCTCACCTCGAGTGGCACCAAGGTCCGCGACGCCGAGTTGCGTTCACTCATCGCCGAACGCGTCGCCGCCGAACGCCTCGCCGGCGAGCCAGCACCGACCGAACCCGCACCGACCGAACGTTGA
- a CDS encoding type II toxin-antitoxin system PemK/MazF family toxin yields MTAFPRRGDLWWCEHPEIGRRPVVVLSRDVAIPRLGRALIAPCTTTVRGLPSEVVLEPGDDPIERRCAVNLDSVESVSLALLVQRIGSLSGDRMHGICEALAVATDCR; encoded by the coding sequence ATGACCGCCTTTCCTCGACGTGGTGATCTCTGGTGGTGTGAACACCCGGAGATCGGTCGGCGACCAGTCGTTGTGTTGTCTCGCGATGTCGCCATTCCACGACTGGGGCGAGCTCTCATCGCCCCGTGCACGACGACGGTCCGCGGTCTACCAAGCGAGGTCGTCCTCGAACCAGGCGATGATCCGATCGAACGCAGGTGTGCAGTGAATCTCGACTCCGTCGAGTCGGTATCGCTCGCCCTGTTGGTTCAGCGGATTGGCTCGCTCAGCGGCGACCGAATGCACGGAATCTGCGAGGCACTCGCAGTCGCCACCGATTGCCGGTGA
- a CDS encoding antibiotic biosynthesis monooxygenase, with amino-acid sequence MILVVVKQPVRAKYADDWPELVREYTEATRAEPGNISFDWYRSPEDPNLWILVEVFADKAAGDAHTASEHFAKASGEMARWCAAIPEIIHMEGPGEGWSLAGEAS; translated from the coding sequence ATGATTCTCGTCGTCGTCAAACAACCCGTCCGTGCCAAGTACGCGGACGACTGGCCCGAACTCGTGCGCGAGTACACCGAGGCCACCCGCGCCGAGCCGGGCAACATCTCCTTCGACTGGTATCGCAGCCCGGAGGATCCGAACCTGTGGATCCTCGTCGAGGTGTTCGCCGACAAGGCCGCCGGCGACGCGCACACCGCGTCGGAGCACTTCGCCAAGGCGAGTGGCGAGATGGCCCGCTGGTGCGCCGCCATCCCCGAGATCATCCACATGGAGGGGCCGGGGGAGGGCTGGTCGCTCGCCGGCGAGGCCTCCTAG
- a CDS encoding acyl--CoA ligase → MAVSWSIARALDDVLATDPGREALVTRSARLSYADLDAAANRAARALVSCGVRPGDRVAASLPNDVDVVVAFHGAMRAGAVWLGINRALAVPEKQFQLDDTEAAVFICENAGGAGAGGGGAGAVGGMTLSLGEWQSLVAGASDDAVGIEVDPLAPAGIAYTSGTTGRPKGVVHSQRGLLVPATVLVESRGYDSTLRKADCFPFTILNMTVLTTLLAARAGGTTILMDRIDAEGVAEWIRDEAATLWNGPPALLHSLASMDSVAASDLGSLREAWTGGADCPATILDAYEAKFGHRVLSTYGLTEAPTVVSIDPIEAAALDGKVGRVEGASGRPLPHLAVTIRDEAGDEVAAGETGEVCVGPAAGDDRYRLMLEYWRRPEATAETLAGGVLHTGDVGFFDEAGYLHLRDRKKLVIIRGGANVYPAEVERVLQEIDGVAASAVISVPDERLGERVVALVEVSAEIGDGFDGEAARAWCASQLAKYKVPERIVVIDSFPRNAMGKIVRTELPALLATSGE, encoded by the coding sequence ATGGCTGTTTCGTGGTCGATCGCACGGGCGCTCGACGACGTGCTCGCGACCGACCCGGGTCGCGAGGCGTTGGTGACGCGGTCGGCTCGACTGAGCTACGCCGACTTGGACGCCGCCGCGAATCGTGCCGCCCGGGCGCTGGTGTCGTGTGGGGTGCGCCCCGGCGACCGGGTGGCGGCGTCGCTGCCGAACGACGTCGATGTGGTGGTGGCCTTCCACGGTGCGATGCGGGCCGGGGCCGTGTGGTTGGGCATCAACCGTGCCCTCGCCGTGCCGGAGAAGCAGTTCCAACTCGACGACACCGAGGCGGCGGTGTTCATCTGCGAGAACGCCGGAGGCGCTGGGGCTGGTGGCGGTGGCGCTGGTGCCGTCGGCGGGATGACGCTGTCGCTCGGCGAGTGGCAATCGCTCGTGGCGGGGGCGTCGGATGACGCTGTTGGGATCGAGGTCGACCCGCTCGCGCCGGCGGGCATCGCCTACACGAGTGGGACGACGGGGCGGCCGAAGGGTGTGGTGCACAGCCAGCGGGGGCTGCTCGTGCCGGCGACGGTGCTGGTGGAGAGCCGGGGGTACGACTCGACGCTGCGCAAGGCCGACTGTTTCCCGTTCACGATCCTCAACATGACCGTGCTGACCACGCTGTTGGCGGCGAGGGCCGGCGGCACGACGATTCTCATGGATCGCATCGACGCCGAAGGGGTGGCCGAGTGGATCCGCGACGAGGCGGCCACGTTGTGGAATGGGCCGCCCGCGTTGTTGCATTCGCTGGCCTCGATGGACTCGGTAGCGGCGAGCGATTTGGGGTCGTTGCGCGAGGCCTGGACCGGGGGAGCGGACTGTCCAGCGACGATCCTCGACGCGTACGAAGCGAAGTTCGGCCATCGGGTGTTGAGCACCTATGGGCTGACCGAGGCGCCGACCGTGGTGTCCATCGACCCGATCGAGGCCGCGGCGCTCGATGGCAAGGTCGGCCGGGTTGAGGGGGCGAGCGGTCGGCCGTTGCCGCATCTGGCGGTGACGATCCGAGATGAGGCCGGCGATGAGGTCGCGGCGGGGGAGACCGGTGAGGTGTGCGTCGGGCCAGCGGCGGGGGACGATCGCTACCGGCTGATGCTCGAGTACTGGCGCCGGCCCGAGGCCACCGCGGAGACGTTGGCGGGCGGGGTCCTACACACCGGTGACGTCGGGTTCTTCGACGAGGCGGGCTATCTCCACCTGCGCGACCGCAAGAAGCTCGTCATCATTCGGGGCGGTGCGAACGTGTACCCGGCCGAGGTCGAGCGGGTGTTGCAGGAGATCGACGGGGTTGCGGCCTCGGCGGTGATCAGCGTGCCCGACGAGCGGCTGGGGGAGCGGGTCGTCGCGCTCGTCGAGGTGTCCGCCGAGATTGGCGATGGCTTCGACGGCGAGGCTGCCCGAGCCTGGTGCGCCTCGCAACTCGCCAAGTACAAGGTGCCCGAGCGGATCGTCGTCATCGACTCGTTTCCCCGAAACGCGATGGGCAAGATCGTGCGCACCGAGCTGCCCGCTCTCCTCGCGACCTCGGGCGAGTGA
- a CDS encoding class II aldolase/adducin family protein — translation MTSDRQQPTFPTFDTVEEERRHRKQRLAAAFRLFGAFGFDEGAAGHITARDPELTDHFWVNPLAMNFKRIRVRDLLLVNAAGEVVHGTWRVNKAAFMIHSHIHEARPDVVAAAHSHSIYGKTLSTLRQPLLPLTQDACAFYGDHAVFDDYGGVVFEHDEGDRIAAALGSHKAAILANHGLLTVGATVDEAAWWFITMERSCQAQLLAEAAGVPVPIPHEQAAATASMIGHPMSGWYSFQPLYDWIVTEQPDFLEE, via the coding sequence ATGACCAGCGACCGCCAACAGCCGACGTTTCCGACCTTCGACACGGTCGAGGAGGAGCGGCGTCATCGCAAGCAACGTCTCGCCGCGGCGTTTCGTCTCTTCGGGGCCTTTGGGTTCGACGAGGGGGCGGCGGGCCACATCACCGCCCGCGATCCGGAGTTGACCGATCACTTCTGGGTTAACCCGCTGGCGATGAACTTCAAGCGCATCCGGGTGCGCGACCTGTTGTTGGTGAACGCCGCGGGCGAGGTCGTGCACGGCACCTGGCGGGTGAACAAGGCGGCGTTCATGATCCACTCGCACATTCACGAGGCGCGCCCCGACGTGGTGGCGGCGGCGCATTCGCATTCGATCTACGGCAAGACGCTGTCGACCCTTCGCCAGCCGCTGCTGCCACTCACCCAGGATGCGTGCGCGTTCTACGGCGACCATGCGGTGTTCGACGACTACGGGGGTGTGGTGTTCGAACACGACGAGGGCGATCGCATCGCCGCCGCCTTGGGTTCGCACAAGGCGGCGATCCTCGCGAACCACGGGCTGTTGACCGTCGGGGCGACCGTGGACGAGGCGGCGTGGTGGTTCATCACGATGGAACGGTCGTGTCAGGCCCAACTGCTCGCCGAGGCGGCCGGCGTTCCGGTGCCGATTCCCCACGAGCAGGCGGCGGCCACAGCGTCGATGATCGGACATCCGATGTCGGGGTGGTATTCGTTCCAGCCGCTCTATGACTGGATCGTGACCGAACAACCCGACTTCTTGGAGGAGTAG
- a CDS encoding cyclase family protein, whose product MKVAKRWVQRPEGSTWGDWGDDDELGRINLLTPNKVLEGVREVTEGISFCLSLPLDFPGGTALNQRRHPPRIAPTEDMEGVRDTFYNVHMSEMPDFGDPKYVDVWTDDVVTLSLQYSTQWDSLAHVGAEFDADGDGVDEPVFYNGYRAGIDLVGPSEDARGDGSGHRCFAHHLGLEHMAAHGVQGRGVLVDLEAHLSDEWRAVDLATLQRIMDEDGVVVEPGDILLLHTGFATRILEWGGNPDPRKLFTTSSYLDAKDPALLEWIEASQISALVADNYAVEGLLGKDREPERHSFLPIHHLCLFKLGVPLGEMWYLHDLALWLREHNRSRFLLTAPPLRLPGVVGSPLTPVATV is encoded by the coding sequence ATGAAGGTGGCGAAGCGTTGGGTGCAACGACCGGAGGGCTCGACCTGGGGCGACTGGGGCGATGACGACGAACTGGGTCGCATCAACCTGCTCACGCCGAACAAGGTGCTCGAGGGCGTGCGCGAGGTCACCGAGGGCATCTCGTTCTGCCTGAGCCTGCCGCTCGATTTCCCCGGCGGCACCGCGCTCAATCAGCGTCGCCACCCGCCGCGCATCGCCCCGACCGAGGACATGGAGGGGGTGCGCGACACCTTCTACAACGTCCACATGAGCGAGATGCCCGACTTCGGCGACCCGAAATACGTCGACGTGTGGACCGATGATGTCGTCACGTTGTCGCTGCAGTATTCGACCCAGTGGGACTCCCTCGCCCACGTCGGCGCCGAGTTCGACGCGGATGGCGACGGGGTCGACGAGCCGGTCTTCTACAACGGCTACCGGGCGGGCATCGACCTCGTCGGGCCGAGTGAGGACGCCCGCGGCGACGGCAGCGGCCACCGTTGTTTCGCCCATCACCTCGGGTTGGAGCACATGGCGGCGCACGGGGTGCAGGGGCGAGGTGTGCTCGTCGATCTCGAAGCGCACCTGAGCGACGAATGGCGCGCGGTCGACCTGGCGACCCTGCAGCGGATCATGGACGAGGACGGCGTGGTCGTCGAACCCGGCGACATCTTGTTGCTCCACACCGGTTTCGCCACGCGGATCCTCGAATGGGGCGGCAACCCCGACCCCCGCAAGCTGTTCACGACCTCGAGCTATCTCGACGCGAAGGACCCGGCGTTGTTGGAGTGGATCGAGGCCTCACAGATCTCCGCACTCGTCGCCGACAACTACGCCGTGGAGGGACTGCTGGGTAAGGACCGCGAGCCCGAACGCCACTCGTTCCTGCCCATTCATCACCTGTGCCTGTTCAAACTCGGCGTGCCCCTCGGCGAGATGTGGTACCTGCACGACCTGGCGCTGTGGCTGCGCGAGCACAACCGAAGCCGGTTCCTGCTCACCGCTCCCCCGCTGCGCCTGCCCGGCGTCGTCGGCTCGCCGCTCACCCCCGTCGCCACCGTCTGA
- a CDS encoding MaoC family dehydratase N-terminal domain-containing protein, with the protein MTSQDQTSQDQPTLDTSDLDRHMGVPMEPGELKEPVALNDIRRWVQAMHYPNPLHYDERWAAESRFGTIVAPQPMTVATDTSHGCSPAQVGKIPNSHLIFGGDDWWFFGPRIWPGDHMVCHRMPYDYKVSDTKFAGPTCFQRGDTLYINQRGERVALQRSTAIRYQVREAKEKKLFSEPKEPEWSDAKLAELDEIKGWFIDQIQTLRHDPRTYESVSVGDMLAPNVLGPHSLASFTTEWRAFPMTTWGATAKGPTTVRAEELGYTKEMAGFEGDRRMERTNPELTDGAYYGPSRGHLQPRWAQHVGMPRGYGYGASMGAWIIDYVAAWAGEWGFVTHATSQYRNPAFTGDATFLSGEVIGKEILRRGRHRVKVAVELRNQDETVMAKATVEVELPSTDTLS; encoded by the coding sequence ATGACATCACAGGACCAGACCTCACAGGACCAGCCGACCCTCGACACCAGCGATCTCGACCGCCACATGGGCGTGCCGATGGAGCCGGGCGAGTTGAAGGAGCCGGTCGCGCTCAACGACATCCGGCGGTGGGTGCAGGCGATGCACTACCCGAACCCCCTGCACTACGACGAGCGCTGGGCGGCCGAAAGCCGTTTCGGAACCATCGTGGCGCCGCAGCCGATGACGGTCGCCACCGACACCAGTCACGGGTGTTCTCCTGCGCAGGTCGGCAAGATTCCCAACAGTCACCTGATCTTCGGTGGCGACGACTGGTGGTTCTTCGGGCCGCGGATCTGGCCGGGCGATCACATGGTCTGTCACCGGATGCCGTACGACTACAAGGTGTCCGACACCAAGTTCGCCGGGCCGACGTGTTTCCAGCGCGGCGACACCCTCTACATCAACCAGCGCGGCGAGCGGGTGGCGCTGCAGCGTTCGACGGCGATTCGCTATCAGGTGCGTGAGGCGAAGGAGAAGAAGCTGTTCTCCGAGCCGAAGGAACCCGAATGGAGCGATGCGAAACTCGCGGAGCTCGACGAGATCAAGGGTTGGTTCATCGATCAGATCCAGACGCTGCGCCACGACCCGCGCACCTATGAGTCGGTGAGCGTCGGCGACATGCTCGCCCCGAACGTGTTGGGCCCCCATTCCCTCGCCAGTTTCACCACCGAGTGGCGGGCGTTTCCCATGACGACGTGGGGTGCGACGGCGAAGGGCCCGACCACCGTGCGGGCCGAGGAGCTCGGTTACACCAAGGAGATGGCGGGCTTTGAAGGCGACCGGCGAATGGAACGCACCAACCCCGAACTCACCGACGGCGCCTACTACGGACCGTCGCGGGGGCACCTGCAGCCTCGCTGGGCTCAACACGTCGGCATGCCGCGTGGCTACGGCTACGGGGCGTCGATGGGTGCGTGGATCATCGACTATGTGGCGGCGTGGGCCGGGGAGTGGGGCTTTGTCACCCACGCCACCTCGCAGTACCGCAACCCGGCCTTCACCGGCGACGCCACGTTCCTGTCGGGTGAGGTGATCGGCAAGGAGATCCTGCGCCGAGGCCGTCACCGCGTGAAGGTCGCTGTCGAGTTGCGCAACCAGGACGAGACGGTGATGGCCAAGGCCACCGTCGAGGTCGAGTTGCCAAGCACCGACACACTGTCCTGA